CATTCACCAAATGCTTATTGGAGGAAAGCTCTGGCATGCCCAACACCACTGTTCCTAAGAAGTTCAAGAGAATATGTAGGTAGGACAAATGTGGAAAGTTTACTTTAGCAGCTGGGGTGAACCTCAGACAAACTCCTTACAGATATCTGGTTTAAATCTCTCCTAGGCTTCAGTCCAGTCCCTGAATGGCTGGTCTCCAGTTGGCGCCACATCTGCCTGTGGGCGTTATGCTCCCATATAATAAAGCGGAAGCTCCAGGGCTCCTCTCAGCTAAGCAAGAGCCCTGTGAAAAAGGTGACTCTCCTCAGCGGTCCTCAATGGGGCACCCGAGGAACAATTTCCAGCAGAAGCTTTTGAGCAACAAAGAGCTGATGCCGGAGAATCTCTACACTCCCTCCAAATGGAACACGTACAGCAAAGCTTGGAGCTACTCCTATCCCCAGTGTGTTGGAATCAGCCAGCAGGATTCCAGAAGCAGTCCCCAGGGCCAAGCAAAGGGTTTGTTTTACTCATCAGATCCTCAGTCCTGGTATCCCAAAGCAGATAACCAGGAATTCATCCCCTTTACAAAGAAGCGAGTTGGGGTGGACCGGGCATACCCACTGAAACCTGTGTTCCACAGGAAGTCTCATAGTACGAGTGAGGCTGCCATTGATGGGGACCAGAATGTCTCTCCAAGACCCCCTGAACCAAGAGGGTTTCCATACAGCAGCGTTGGTTCAAGGAACTGGGAGAATTCATCTGGGGTTTGTGCTGTTGCTGCCACACAGGAGGAGAGGGCCGTGGCATATCCCAACAGGACTGAACGGGTGCAGATCCAAAGACTAGAAGCTGCAGGGGAGAGCTTACGGGAGGAAATCCGAAGAAAAGAGACCCTCCTAAGGGAAAAGctgaagaagacagaggaggaacTCAGAAGGatccagaaagaaaaggaacaggctaaggaaaatgaaaaaagagagctACAGAGAATGACACTCCCCAGGAGGAGAGTTAAAGGTAATAGCAACACCACATACAAATCTACCTTCTCCCCAGAACTGGGGGCTGAGGAGGTCTTCAGCAGACACAGGGGAGAGGATGAAACTAGAGGATGGCCTCAAGAAAATTCTAGTCCACTCCAGTTCTCTGATGATGGAATACAGAAGCTCAAAAGGGAAAGACTGGTGGCAAGCAATAACAAAATCCGAGACTTAGTCTCAGGGCCACCAAAAGAGTTCTCTCAGTCTTCAGGAGTGCCAGGCCGTGCTTCACGGGGATCCACCAGCAATTCTAGTCTGTCTAGGGCACCAGACTCCTCAGTTTCCAGCTGTTCTACCGAGGAGCCAGAACTTGGCGAATGTAGCCATTGTGGACGCAAGTTCCTGTTGCTCAGACTGGAGAGACACTCCAACGCCTGCAGCAGGATGCAGAGTTCCAAGAGGAAAGTGTTTGACTCCTCCAAGGCCCGGGCCAAGGGCACAGAACTAGAGCAGTACTTGAACTGGAAGGGATCAGCCTCAGTCCAGGTAACAAGGGCAGGGCCTTATGGATTTGACTTTGAGTGGGGATCATTGTAAAGGGACTGTTATAtcagttttctttagaaaaagttCATGTGTCATatagggagagagtgagaatgaacatttattgattacaactgcgtgccaggcactgtaatGGTAGCTTTTCATAAGACCCCCACCACAACCCTTTGGGGGTTTCACTGTCTCTTATCCATTCAAAAATCAAGTCTCAGAGAATTTTACTTACTTGAGATCACAAAAGGCTTTAAATGGCTGAGTCAGCCTATAAATCTGGGTTGGAATGACTTCAAAATctagacttaaaaaatattatgtcctattgattataaaagtaataaatgtttactacagaaaatgtaaaagatggggaaaatataaagaaaaaccatGCAGCTGttcaaccccccgccccccgccccgagaGAATTCCTTGCTCCTTGCAATGTATGTTCTGCCACCTCCCAAGATTAGGATTTGTTACTAACTCCTATAACCATATCTACTTTTTCAAGATTAGCTCAATTTTGATATACCTTCTTAGTAAGTATATAAAACACAATTAAGTTTGCACTTTTGGTTAACATTCCAACTACAGAAAAACTAGGTTGTAAAAAAACCATGAGACGCTTCCGTGGTAAGGTTAGGGGTACCTCACAGGCACATCTGGACAGTCAG
This window of the Prionailurus viverrinus isolate Anna chromosome B3, UM_Priviv_1.0, whole genome shotgun sequence genome carries:
- the ZC2HC1C gene encoding zinc finger C2HC domain-containing protein 1C isoform X1 — translated: MAGLQLAPHLPVGVMLPYNKAEAPGLLSAKQEPCEKGDSPQRSSMGHPRNNFQQKLLSNKELMPENLYTPSKWNTYSKAWSYSYPQCVGISQQDSRSSPQGQAKGLFYSSDPQSWYPKADNQEFIPFTKKRVGVDRAYPLKPVFHRKSHSTSEAAIDGDQNVSPRPPEPRGFPYSSVGSRNWENSSGVCAVAATQEERAVAYPNRTERVQIQRLEAAGESLREEIRRKETLLREKLKKTEEELRRIQKEKEQAKENEKRELQRMTLPRRRVKGNSNTTYKSTFSPELGAEEVFSRHRGEDETRGWPQENSSPLQFSDDGIQKLKRERLVASNNKIRDLVSGPPKEFSQSSGVPGRASRGSTSNSSLSRAPDSSVSSCSTEEPELGECSHCGRKFLLLRLERHSNACSRMQSSKRKVFDSSKARAKGTELEQYLNWKGSASVQAEPPRKSNWRQKHESFICTLRQAREVQQVIAKGGNPSDLPPILPAENPDHIQCPHCSRHFAPKVAERHIPKCKTIKNRPPPPRKHPS
- the ZC2HC1C gene encoding zinc finger C2HC domain-containing protein 1C isoform X2: MAGLQLAPHLPVGVMLPYNKAEAPGLLSAKQEPCEKGDSPQRSSMGHPRNNFQQKLLSNKELMPENLYTPSKWNTYSKAWSYSYPQCVGISQQDSRSSPQGQAKGLFYSSDPQSWYPKADNQEFIPFTKKRVGVDRAYPLKPVFHRKSHSTSEAAIDGDQNVSPRPPEPRGFPYSSVGSRNWENSSGVCAVAATQEERAVAYPNRTERVQIQRLEAAGESLREEIRRKETLLREKLKKTEEELRRIQKEKEQAKENEKRELQRMTLPRRRVKGNSNTTYKSTFSPELGAEEVFSRHRGEDETRGWPQENSSPLQFSDDGIQKLKRERLVASNNKIRDLVSGPPKEFSQSSGVPGRASRGSTSNSSLSRAPDSSVSSCSTEEPELGECSHCGRKFLLLRLERHSNACSRMQSSKRKVFDSSKARAKGTELEQYLNWKGSASVQAEPPRKSNWRQKHESFICTLRQAREVQQVAERHIPKCKTIKNRPPPPRKHPS